The window tctcaacatgcaaacataGTACATAAGAATTTTCAttcttctactccctccttccatctatatagggcctaatgcgttttttaagaccacctttgactattgacaagattaatagtacatgaaatgcacaatatgaaaattatatcattgaaagctcctttcacatatgaatttaacggtgtgctttatgtaagttgcatgtcatatattattgctctaatatttgatcaaagttagcctcaaaaaatgcattaggccctatatagatgaaaggagggagtatgttatTTATATTTAATAATTTTTTTACAACAATATAATAATTGAACATAATAAATTATATGTACTTTCAGTTTTAGCTTTTTATATTATTActtcaaatattcatgtttcaaACGACGAATCACATTAAAATATGTTGTAAAATATTTCCGCAACAAtgtgcggggcatcatctagttttaAAGTTATTGGTGGATCATCCTTGTCAAAGAAAAGACATTATAAATGATTCTTGTGATACCTAATATGAAAGAGGTTTGAATGTTTTAATGATCCTATATTTGGTCCGATGATAGCAGAAGATGCCAATATGACGTTAAAcgaaaagctaggtcaagcgtgtgTTGAGTGTTGACTCAATCACCCAAATATAAGTGTGAAAGTGAACATGTCAATTTGCCGAAAGTTTAAATTCGTGGAACCTAATGACGACGCATAAGATGATGTATAAAAAGTTAAAAACTAGGCTGATCTGCCCTAGGTACTGCGTCAGCACGTGCTGCAATCTATCGGTTGGTGTTGGATTTGGAACTCCACAGCCTAATAGCGGACTTTGATGAGTTTGCAAACCACATGTCCAATGAatggtaagagcaactccaatggaccGACCCAAATGGACGGTGATTTCGTCCGTTTTttctccgtttgggtcggccgcccgttcGGCGTCCGCCTTGTTTTTCATATCGGTCAGCAGCGCGCCCAACGCGCTGACCCATATGTGCAGGTGTGGCCGGCTAACCGTCCAATTGTGCATTGCATTCAGCATATTATGAAATGATAATTTAACAAACAAAATATTCCGCCCTAATAAATAGTATAGTTTacaggccaaataaaaataaaaatgtttcacatagttttacaaacgaataaaagaagatacatctattggttgccaacatgagtccacatatgcttAACCAAATCACATATTgggaatcgtcggagtcgcaaatgAAATTGTGGAAAAAGTACTCGTCGGCAGAGTCCATTTTCGTACCTTGGCAAACTatcgaacagcttgcgggcgtcgaagaaggagacggccggcgaggggagacgcggcgcccacagaccagctagctgccctgccgGCGTGCGACGAGTGTGACGGCGTCCGACGAGCATGCCGGTCGTATGTAGCTGGGGCGGCGAGGCGTCTTCTTGGTCGCGGGCAGCTGTGCGGTTGGGAAAGCGGCGGCGGGAACTAGTTTGctccccggcggcggcgggcgactggGGGCAAGGGCGGCgttgctgggcggatgtggaggcggcggcagctggaagagtcgctgcaAAAATGGGCGGTGGCATCAGTGACGAAGGAGGCGGGGGTGAGGGTTGCTTGTTGGCCAGAGGAGGGAGGCCAATGTGCCACGGACCAGCGGGCCCGGGGACAGGAGTAGGCGAACGCACACACGTCTGTTGTGTGTCCACGCCGACGCAAATCAggctcaaaaatgggccgggaatgggtccgcgcgtccgtttgggtcggcgcgttgggccgccttttCTGTCCGTACCGATCCAAACGAacggccgcggacgaaatgggtcgttcTATTAAAGTTGCTCTAACAGCCTAATTGCAAAGGAGGCAGAGGAATTATTCCGAATAAAAGAGGGGGCAGAGGAATTAAGCGACGGCACGCATGTATGAAATCTGTCTGTCTGCCTGTGTGTCAGCGGCGGATCCAATGAATGGTGATTGCGAAACGAACGAGCTTCACGAGGAAACGATGGCGATCTCGCCGCCGTTGGGCGTTGGCCCATAACCCACTCACTCACTCTGCCAGACACCAAGCAAGGGAGGACGTGTGTCCACCTCAACCATTAACGTTCTCGGCAGTATAGCAGTTTACTTAACACTGTTGTGGTGTGGTGCTCGTGTCGTGTGTACCCGACCTTTAATTAATCGCAAATAAACGTGAGGACGATCGACCGGACGCAAAGTTTCTTCCGAAGTACTAAGCAGACGATACACAGCAGCCGAACACTGGACGATGCTTGATCTAGCCGCTGGATTCCACTTTGTCCAACGCATGCACGGTTGGATGAGTGCGATCGTGCACAAACCGGCTGAACAACGTCGTGTGTATAGCAGCACTCAAGTTTCTTTCTCTCAAGTCTCAAGCGTGAGGTGCCACCGACCCCGTCCCAGCGGTTTTGGGTGTACGTGTCTGTCTGCCATGAACTCATTACCGTTCACTGTTGATAGCAAACCAATTCCCAAGTTCCAGCGAAGAAGAGAAGTGGATGTCCGTGTAACCAACGCAACCTGCGAGAGATGGATGTTACGTAACGTAGTACGTACGAATACGATGTTAGTGTGGCAGACGGACGTGCTCGTGAGTTGTGAAGCTGAAACACCAATCTTGTTCTTAGATGGAGTAGGCAGCTAGTAGTGCAGAAAGTACTGCCAATCTTTTAGATTGCAGAGGAGATTTGGGTCCTAATTACTGAGCTCTAAATACTATAGGAGAAACGTGTGGCTATGTGGGCGTCCAGTGCGTCTCGTCCATTTCCGCTCCTGCCGACGGACAGGGACGGAACACCTCACTCGCTCACGCTCATGCTCGAGCCTATGATTTAGAGGTCACATGCAGCTTTAATTCGCTCAGACACGCAGCAGCAACCCAGCTCATCCCAAGCCTTCTACGGCTATAAGAACCAGCCAGCCCTCTACCGGCCAACACAGACCAGAGCAGAGCAGATCGAGCGCCTCCATTGCAGCAGGAATGGACTTCGGTACTGATGAGGGCCAGCACGGCCATGGCGACGGAGGCGACGCGGCGGAGTGGAAGAAGGTGGCGGAGCTGAGGGCCGTCGCCGAGGCCCAGGACCCCGCGGCCAAGGTAGCCTACCCTACCGCATCCATCCATCGTCTGCTTGATTCCTCGTCAGCTCGTCGCGTGAGTACAAGCCAGAATCTAACACGACACTAAACACCCGACATGACACAATGATACGGCTAGAGTAGAAACACTGTTGTCCAAAGTACTGACCCCTGTCACTGTCCTCGACTCCCTAAACCCATGACCACTTCATTTCCCAATCAGCACGGTCAAATTAGGTTGCTGTGCTAGCTTAATTAGCTGATAGTGGTTGGCTGGCCAATCACTCTTCTCATTTGCGAGGAGAGGAGATACGTCCAATCAGCACTCCAATCTTGATGGTCAATCATCCTTATAGAATTGGCCATCCAACCATGCATCGTACATATCGGCTTTTTTACTTGCTCTATTCTACGAGATTTTTTTTTCATGACTACCCGACATAAGCTTATGGCAAGGGAGGTTTTTGTTCAACCATGGATGGTGATGTAATCTTAAGATTGGGCCTCCATCTTAGGTTGTTGCTCTATTCTTACTTTTTTTGCAAGATAAATTATTTCATATTTCGACGTGTTGGCTGTCCATCTTGTTATGCAGAGGCCTGACATTTTGCTCAATGTGGTTGTATCAACTCAATATAACCATTGAATGGAAATGTCTTTGTAAAGAAAACATGTATCGTATGTGTGGGCAACAACAATCCACCTGTTGATCTACGCTATCGTGCACGTGTAGGAGGAGGACGATTTCGTGCTGCGCCGGTTCCTGTGTGCTCGGGACTACAACATTGGCAAGGCGTCGACGATGCTCCTCCAGTACCTCGCCTGGAAGCGTGTCACCAAGCCCCATGGCTCCATCTCCGGCGAGGAGGTGCGCGGCGAGATCGTAAAGAAGAGGGTCGACATGCAGGGCTTCGATCGTCTTGGTCGCCCCATGGCATATATCTATGGCGCACGCCACTTTCCCGCCCGGCGAGACCTTGACGGATTCAAGCGCTATGTAGCATATGTCCTCGACAAAATATGCACcaggtacatccatatattgattttCCATACTAGCTAGCTACGTTTCATCAGCGAAATTGCTCTATGAACGACAAAACATGGACGATGTGTGGACGACAAGAAATCCAACGGCCGTTGCACCGCTGTGGGCATGCATGTGTGCGGCCAGATTATCACTGCCGTTCATGAGTCGTCTGATTTTGCCGTCCGTATAGCAATCTCCTTTCTTCAGTCGAGTTATTAATTGATGGGTTTGTCTTGGTCGTTATAGGTTGCCGGTGGGGCAGGAGAAGTTTGCGGCAGTGATAGACTTGAGAGGGTGGGGGTATGCAAACTGCGACATCCGAGGCTATGTGGCAGCGCTCGACATCATGCAGAGCTATTACCCTGAGCGATTGGGGCGTGTGTTCCTGATCCATGTGCCCTACATGTTCATGGCTGCATGGAAGATGGTTTACCCCTTCATCGATGACAAGACAAAAAAGAAGTTTGTGTTTGTCGTTGATAGGGACCTCGATGCCACTCTTCGGGACGCCATTGACGACTCCCAACTACCTGAGGAATACGGCGGCAAGCTCAAGCTATAGGGCCACAGTAGTTCAATGTCATGCAAGTCCATCTGACTAACGAACAATTAACATATGCAATTAAGGGAGCCCCGAAATAGCCATCGATGGAGCCTAGATGAGAGAAGCGACAATCCGTTCAATGGCAGGA is drawn from Triticum dicoccoides isolate Atlit2015 ecotype Zavitan chromosome 4A, WEW_v2.0, whole genome shotgun sequence and contains these coding sequences:
- the LOC119289402 gene encoding phosphatidylinositol transfer protein 3-like is translated as MDFGTDEGQHGHGDGGDAAEWKKVAELRAVAEAQDPAAKEEDDFVLRRFLCARDYNIGKASTMLLQYLAWKRVTKPHGSISGEEVRGEIVKKRVDMQGFDRLGRPMAYIYGARHFPARRDLDGFKRYVAYVLDKICTRLPVGQEKFAAVIDLRGWGYANCDIRGYVAALDIMQSYYPERLGRVFLIHVPYMFMAAWKMVYPFIDDKTKKKFVFVVDRDLDATLRDAIDDSQLPEEYGGKLKL